Proteins found in one Serinicoccus marinus DSM 15273 genomic segment:
- a CDS encoding DUF6326 family protein, with protein sequence MTNRTNTPNWLDTPPIPVQAKLAAAWTSFMFLYVYVDILALYKPGVVDGILAGVVWELDITPTWAISALTLLAIPILMVVLSMSLPARANRITNLVVASLQVPFAAFNAVGELGEPWMYFYVLGVALEVGVLAFILRSAWAWPRRTASPSTSVPEGRPAPQQA encoded by the coding sequence ATGACCAACCGAACGAACACCCCGAATTGGCTCGATACCCCACCGATCCCCGTGCAGGCCAAACTCGCCGCAGCATGGACCAGCTTCATGTTCCTCTACGTCTACGTGGACATCCTGGCCCTCTACAAGCCCGGCGTCGTCGACGGCATCCTGGCCGGGGTCGTCTGGGAGCTCGACATCACACCCACCTGGGCCATCTCGGCCTTGACTCTCCTGGCCATACCCATCCTCATGGTCGTGCTCTCGATGAGCCTTCCCGCGCGGGCAAACCGCATCACGAACCTGGTCGTGGCCTCGCTACAGGTCCCCTTCGCGGCGTTCAACGCGGTGGGGGAACTGGGCGAGCCCTGGATGTACTTCTACGTCCTCGGCGTCGCACTGGAAGTCGGCGTTCTCGCCTTCATCCTTCGCTCCGCCTGGGCCTGGCCACGCCGCACCGCATCACCCTCGACCTCGGTCCCCGAAGGGCGCCCCGCGCCGCAGCAGGCATGA
- a CDS encoding NAD(P)-dependent alcohol dehydrogenase — MKAAQPSDDPARQAPLDRPAMMRAVAQQRYGPSSVLKTIEVDVPLPGPGDVLVQVGAASVHPGDYFVTTGKPYVLRLVFGLRRPRHGIPGRDFAGVVATVGKNVTAVRPGEEVFGWSTAGTLAEYTCVPRDHIVPVPASTSVVEAAAVPTSALTALQALRDIAEIRPGQTVLITGASGGVGSFAVQIAKAFGAEVTGVCSSRNVDLVRSLGADHVVDYTRTDFTRTDRRYDVILDNVEAQPLAAVRRALTPTGTLIPNSGRGGRWFGPLGRIIRARVLSGFTRQQLKPFVSVEKPRDLLTVADLLLTGQITPVIDRIYPLDEAAEALRHVGAGHTRGKVVVTT, encoded by the coding sequence GTGAAAGCCGCGCAGCCATCGGATGATCCAGCACGCCAGGCGCCGCTGGACAGACCGGCAATGATGCGCGCCGTCGCGCAGCAGCGCTACGGCCCGTCCTCGGTGCTCAAGACGATCGAGGTCGACGTGCCGTTGCCCGGTCCAGGCGATGTGCTCGTCCAGGTGGGTGCGGCCTCGGTACATCCCGGGGACTACTTCGTCACGACCGGCAAGCCGTACGTGCTTCGCCTGGTGTTCGGGCTTCGCCGACCGCGCCACGGGATCCCTGGCCGGGATTTCGCCGGCGTGGTGGCAACGGTCGGGAAGAATGTCACCGCTGTGCGCCCCGGCGAGGAGGTGTTCGGCTGGAGCACAGCGGGAACGCTCGCGGAGTACACCTGTGTCCCGAGGGACCACATCGTGCCCGTGCCTGCCAGCACATCAGTCGTGGAGGCGGCGGCGGTTCCCACGTCGGCCTTGACGGCATTGCAGGCATTGCGCGACATCGCGGAGATTCGACCTGGCCAGACCGTGCTGATTACGGGAGCGTCGGGCGGAGTGGGCTCCTTCGCCGTACAGATCGCCAAGGCGTTCGGTGCCGAGGTGACCGGGGTATGCAGTAGCCGCAACGTCGACCTGGTCCGCTCGCTCGGTGCCGACCACGTCGTGGACTACACCAGGACCGACTTCACGCGCACCGACAGACGCTACGACGTCATCCTCGACAACGTGGAAGCCCAGCCTCTGGCAGCTGTCCGCAGAGCGCTGACGCCGACCGGCACGCTCATCCCCAACAGTGGACGCGGCGGCCGCTGGTTCGGCCCGCTCGGTCGGATCATCAGAGCGCGCGTGCTGTCCGGATTCACGCGTCAGCAGCTGAAGCCTTTCGTGTCGGTCGAAAAGCCCCGGGACCTGCTCACCGTGGCCGACCTCCTCCTGACTGGGCAGATCACACCCGTGATCGACCGCATTTATCCCCTCGACGAAGCGGCCGAGGCCCTCCGCCACGTCGGGGCCGGCCACACCCGGGGGAAGGTCGTGGTCACCACCTGA
- a CDS encoding TetR/AcrR family transcriptional regulator produces MAEAVRLADRDGVHGLSMRRLAGALDVGAMSLYHYVASKEELLDAMIDVVFEEIELPPEESDWQSAMRRRAASARQVLARHPWATGLIESRTTPGPANLRHREAVTACLRRSGFTVLMATHANWLLDSYVYGHALQEASLPFDTPHELADMVEEVYLPQLPPDQFPYLHESAVTLVAAGYDPAEEFIFGLDLILSALEPLRASA; encoded by the coding sequence GTGGCCGAGGCCGTCCGGCTCGCCGACCGCGACGGGGTCCACGGGCTGAGCATGCGCCGGCTGGCAGGCGCGCTCGACGTGGGCGCCATGTCGCTGTACCACTATGTGGCAAGCAAGGAGGAGTTGCTGGACGCCATGATCGACGTGGTGTTCGAAGAGATCGAGCTCCCGCCCGAGGAGAGCGACTGGCAGTCGGCGATGCGACGGCGGGCGGCATCGGCCCGGCAGGTTCTCGCACGCCACCCGTGGGCGACCGGCCTGATCGAGTCGCGGACAACGCCGGGGCCCGCCAACCTCCGCCACCGCGAAGCGGTCACCGCCTGCCTGCGCAGGTCTGGCTTCACGGTCCTCATGGCGACGCACGCCAACTGGTTGCTCGACAGCTACGTCTACGGACACGCCCTGCAGGAAGCCAGCCTGCCGTTCGACACCCCCCACGAGCTCGCGGACATGGTCGAGGAAGTCTACCTGCCCCAGCTTCCTCCCGACCAGTTTCCCTACCTCCACGAGTCCGCCGTGACGCTGGTCGCCGCCGGCTACGACCCGGCAGAGGAGTTCATCTTCGGCCTCGACCTCATCCTATCCGCGCTCGAGCCCCTGAGAGCCTCCGCATAG
- a CDS encoding ClpP family protease: MSTKSAPAGRSLDEEMYRRLFERRTLLLGEPLEDWNANRLCNGLLLLAVENPAADIRLLINSPGGSVPGMLAIRDCMRAIGNDVVTVNVGMAYSAGQFLLSSGTPGKRFAMPRSKVLLHQGSAGIGGTAMDIAIQADDLRHTRDTVLSLIAEDTGQDVTTVERDSRRDRWFDAHEAIDYGFVDHVIDNIDQVMPVASRPVGLGGRP, encoded by the coding sequence ATGAGCACCAAATCAGCACCGGCGGGTCGATCTCTGGACGAGGAGATGTATCGGCGACTGTTTGAGCGTCGAACGCTGCTCCTGGGCGAACCGCTGGAGGACTGGAACGCCAACCGCTTGTGCAATGGCCTGCTCTTGCTGGCCGTCGAGAACCCGGCCGCGGACATCAGGCTACTCATCAACTCACCCGGCGGCTCGGTGCCGGGCATGCTCGCGATCCGCGACTGCATGCGAGCGATCGGGAATGACGTGGTCACAGTCAACGTCGGCATGGCCTACAGTGCCGGTCAGTTCCTGCTGTCCTCCGGCACCCCGGGAAAGCGGTTCGCGATGCCACGCTCCAAGGTGCTGCTGCACCAGGGGTCGGCCGGCATCGGTGGCACGGCAATGGACATCGCCATCCAGGCCGACGACCTGCGGCATACCCGGGACACCGTCCTGAGCCTGATTGCCGAGGACACCGGTCAGGACGTGACCACCGTGGAGCGCGACTCGCGGCGGGACCGATGGTTCGATGCGCACGAGGCGATCGACTATGGGTTCGTGGACCACGTCATCGACAACATCGACCAGGTGATGCCGGTCGCCAGCCGGCCGGTCGGCCTCGGAGGACGTCCATGA
- a CDS encoding ClpP family protease, translated as MSSYPIPYVTTRTHQGERTVDIYSRLLADRIVYLGTPIDDGVANAIIAQLIHLESDDPDQPVQLYINSPGGSIPAMLAIYDAMQFVRAEVHTTCVGQAASTAAVLLAGGEAGRRAILPHGRVVIHAPAAEGRGAIPDLILEADEVERVRTMLEEVLATHTGKPREQIRRTPSAT; from the coding sequence ATGAGCAGCTACCCCATCCCCTACGTCACCACCCGCACCCACCAGGGAGAGCGCACGGTCGACATCTACTCCAGGCTGCTCGCCGACCGGATCGTCTACCTCGGCACCCCGATAGACGACGGGGTCGCCAACGCGATCATCGCCCAGCTCATTCACCTGGAGTCCGACGATCCAGACCAGCCGGTCCAGCTCTACATCAACTCCCCGGGCGGCTCGATCCCCGCGATGCTGGCGATCTACGACGCGATGCAGTTCGTGCGGGCGGAGGTTCACACCACCTGCGTGGGACAAGCTGCCTCCACGGCGGCTGTGCTGCTCGCCGGTGGCGAGGCCGGGCGTCGGGCGATCCTGCCGCACGGCAGGGTCGTCATCCACGCGCCTGCCGCCGAGGGACGAGGCGCGATCCCCGACCTGATTCTGGAGGCCGACGAGGTCGAACGGGTCCGCACCATGCTCGAGGAGGTGCTTGCCACTCATACCGGCAAGCCACGAGAGCAGATCCGGAGGACACCGAGCGCGACTTGA
- a CDS encoding helix-turn-helix domain-containing protein, translating into MSEVIRFPSRHTTLAEPLWREAVGDTVRQERLDRGERIIDVAERAGIAPQYLSEIERGRKDPSSEVHSAVAGALDLGAGEVTRRAATQMSRGPVCLAA; encoded by the coding sequence GTGTCCGAGGTGATCCGCTTCCCGAGCCGTCACACAACGTTGGCCGAGCCCTTGTGGCGTGAGGCGGTGGGTGACACCGTCCGGCAGGAGCGACTCGACCGGGGCGAGCGGATCATTGACGTCGCCGAGCGCGCGGGCATTGCGCCGCAGTATCTTTCGGAGATTGAGCGTGGCCGCAAGGACCCTTCCTCCGAAGTGCACAGCGCGGTCGCCGGCGCTTTGGACCTTGGTGCTGGTGAGGTCACGCGGCGGGCTGCCACGCAGATGAGTCGCGGCCCGGTCTGCCTGGCGGCCTGA
- a CDS encoding LysR family transcriptional regulator yields the protein MLELRRLRLLVELSRRGTVGAVAQALSYSPSTVSSQLGALEKEAGVALLEPVGRRVRLTAAGELLVTHAVRLLAELERAEAGLAALGAEVTGRVRVAAFQSAVLALLPPTLIDLRGRHPDLRVEVTELEPDVSLPTLAGGDYDLVLAEEYPGHPLPRTLGVTREDLLTDGLHLIVPRGWGEVRLSDLAGRPMAMEPPGTPAHEWAVRACREAGFEPDVLITTTDLQVQLRMVENGLAAALLPQLAEAAQRPAVRIIPLPGRPRRRVFTATRTGGQSRPAISAVIQALSLADPNQE from the coding sequence ATGCTGGAACTGCGACGCCTGCGGCTGCTCGTCGAGCTCTCGCGCCGCGGCACGGTCGGCGCGGTCGCGCAGGCGCTGTCCTACAGCCCCTCGACGGTCTCCTCCCAGCTCGGCGCGCTCGAGAAGGAGGCCGGGGTCGCGCTGCTGGAGCCGGTCGGGCGGCGCGTGCGGCTGACGGCGGCGGGCGAGCTGCTCGTCACGCACGCGGTGCGGCTGCTGGCCGAGCTCGAGCGCGCGGAGGCGGGGCTGGCAGCACTGGGCGCTGAGGTGACGGGGAGAGTGCGGGTGGCAGCGTTCCAGAGCGCGGTGCTGGCGCTGCTGCCCCCGACCCTGATCGACCTGCGCGGGCGGCACCCGGACCTGCGGGTGGAGGTCACCGAGCTCGAGCCCGACGTGTCGTTGCCGACGCTGGCGGGCGGCGACTACGACCTGGTGCTCGCTGAGGAGTACCCCGGACATCCGCTGCCCCGCACTCTCGGTGTTACCCGCGAGGACCTGCTCACCGACGGACTGCACCTCATCGTGCCCCGGGGCTGGGGTGAAGTTCGGCTGAGCGACCTGGCGGGGCGTCCGATGGCCATGGAGCCGCCAGGAACCCCGGCGCACGAGTGGGCCGTCCGGGCCTGCCGAGAGGCCGGGTTCGAACCCGACGTGCTCATCACCACGACCGACCTGCAGGTGCAACTACGCATGGTCGAGAACGGGCTCGCAGCCGCACTGCTCCCGCAACTGGCCGAGGCCGCCCAACGGCCAGCCGTCCGGATCATTCCACTGCCGGGACGGCCGCGTCGACGCGTGTTCACCGCCACCCGCACCGGCGGCCAAAGCCGCCCCGCCATCAGCGCGGTCATCCAGGCCCTCTCCCTTGCAGACCCAAACCAGGAATAG
- a CDS encoding pyridoxal-phosphate dependent enzyme: MTSWYSNPAARHRSMPNEASGAAREFHRTLPGYQPTPLVDLPAMAAELGVGRVLVKDESSRLGLPAFKILGASWACRQTLEHHPGARLVTATDGNHGRAVARTARELGTAATVFVPDVMLESTAARVVDEGAQVVRVDGDYDVTVRAAAAHADADPGRELVQDTAWDGYEQVPQWIVEGYRTLLAEVDEAPGRKPDLVAVPVGVGSLAQAVVEHYRSGEAPHAVTSPAGSDVYPTRVLSVEPDTAAGLLASLRAGTPVPVPTASTVMAGLNCGTVSSLAWPVLQRGCDAAVAVTDEAALAASRDLETLGVSSGPCGAATLAGVRAALADPGRRTDLDLPQDAVVVLLSTEGLDSA; this comes from the coding sequence ATGACGTCCTGGTACAGCAACCCTGCCGCGCGGCACCGGTCCATGCCCAACGAGGCGTCGGGCGCGGCGCGGGAGTTCCACCGCACACTGCCCGGTTACCAGCCCACCCCGTTGGTCGACCTGCCCGCCATGGCTGCCGAACTCGGTGTAGGCCGTGTCCTGGTCAAGGACGAATCGTCGCGGCTCGGGCTGCCCGCGTTCAAGATCCTGGGTGCCTCGTGGGCCTGTCGGCAGACACTGGAGCACCACCCCGGCGCGCGCCTGGTCACCGCCACAGATGGCAACCACGGTCGGGCGGTCGCCCGGACGGCCCGCGAGCTGGGCACTGCGGCGACGGTCTTCGTCCCCGACGTCATGCTCGAGAGCACCGCCGCGCGCGTCGTGGACGAAGGTGCGCAGGTGGTCCGGGTCGACGGCGACTACGACGTGACCGTGCGTGCCGCGGCCGCGCACGCCGACGCCGACCCGGGCCGCGAGCTGGTGCAGGACACGGCCTGGGACGGCTACGAGCAGGTGCCGCAGTGGATCGTGGAGGGCTACCGGACGCTGCTCGCCGAGGTCGACGAGGCGCCCGGTCGGAAGCCGGACCTCGTCGCGGTGCCGGTCGGCGTCGGGTCCCTGGCGCAGGCCGTGGTCGAGCACTACCGCAGTGGTGAAGCACCGCACGCCGTGACGTCCCCAGCGGGCAGCGACGTCTACCCCACACGTGTGCTGTCCGTCGAGCCCGACACCGCCGCGGGGCTGCTCGCGAGCCTGCGCGCCGGCACACCCGTGCCGGTGCCGACCGCCTCGACCGTCATGGCCGGCCTCAACTGCGGCACCGTCTCCAGCCTCGCCTGGCCGGTGCTGCAGCGCGGCTGCGACGCCGCCGTCGCCGTCACCGATGAGGCGGCGCTGGCCGCATCTCGCGACCTGGAGACACTCGGCGTCTCCTCAGGCCCGTGCGGCGCCGCCACCCTGGCCGGGGTCCGCGCTGCGCTCGCCGACCCCGGCCGGCGTACCGACCTCGACCTCCCCCAGGACGCCGTCGTCGTCCTGCTTTCCACCGAAGGACTGGACTCCGCATGA
- a CDS encoding M20 family metallo-hydrolase has protein sequence MELKAIGAYRDEATGLDGVRRLALTDADAQARRRVVEWMLEAGLEVRVDRIDNVYATRPGNDRSLPCVLMGSHIDTVATGGAFDGTLGVLGGGIEVIRTRDEAGVQTLRDVEVGFSTEEEGVRFGTDMLGSAVTAGRIPIEHAWQLTDNDGKSVKEELERIGFDGPAHELRPVPHAYVECHIEQGPILADAGVSVGIVGGVQSISWQRLTVHGEAAHAGTTPIGSRHDAGLVAAHVVVEARRMCDSGDYGQLRATVGTFDIGGGQTNVIPHHAMLTIDLRNPDDGQMTRAEKDLAAYVDALAEQHGVRVKWERMAKTAMVPFDAGVQDLLDGTADDLGLAYVRAISGAGHDAQEIAATCPTAMVFVRGEHGGISHTPREYSTPESCGDGTDLLANAILRLANQAPDHTADPR, from the coding sequence ATGGAGCTGAAAGCGATCGGCGCCTACCGCGACGAGGCCACCGGCCTGGACGGTGTGCGCCGGCTGGCGCTGACCGACGCCGACGCGCAGGCCCGTCGTCGGGTGGTCGAGTGGATGCTCGAAGCCGGGCTGGAGGTGCGCGTTGACCGGATTGACAACGTCTACGCCACCCGCCCCGGCAACGACCGCTCCCTGCCGTGCGTGCTCATGGGCTCGCACATCGACACGGTCGCCACGGGCGGGGCGTTCGACGGGACGCTCGGCGTGCTCGGCGGCGGCATCGAGGTCATTCGCACGCGCGACGAGGCCGGGGTGCAGACGCTGCGCGACGTCGAGGTCGGCTTCTCCACCGAGGAGGAGGGCGTGCGGTTCGGCACCGACATGCTCGGCTCGGCCGTCACGGCCGGCCGCATCCCGATCGAGCACGCCTGGCAACTCACCGACAACGACGGGAAGAGCGTGAAGGAGGAGCTGGAGCGGATCGGCTTCGACGGGCCCGCGCACGAGCTGCGCCCGGTCCCGCACGCCTACGTCGAGTGCCACATCGAGCAGGGACCGATCCTCGCGGACGCCGGGGTGAGCGTGGGCATCGTCGGCGGCGTGCAGTCCATCTCCTGGCAGCGGCTGACCGTGCACGGCGAGGCCGCGCACGCCGGGACCACGCCCATCGGCTCGCGGCACGACGCCGGGCTGGTCGCCGCGCACGTGGTCGTCGAGGCACGGCGGATGTGCGACAGCGGCGACTACGGGCAGCTGCGCGCGACCGTCGGCACCTTCGACATCGGCGGGGGTCAGACCAACGTCATCCCGCACCACGCGATGCTCACCATCGACCTGCGCAACCCCGACGACGGGCAGATGACCCGCGCAGAGAAGGACCTGGCGGCCTACGTCGACGCCCTCGCCGAGCAGCACGGCGTGCGCGTCAAGTGGGAGCGGATGGCCAAGACCGCGATGGTGCCCTTCGATGCCGGCGTCCAGGACCTGCTCGACGGGACAGCCGACGACCTCGGACTGGCCTACGTGCGGGCGATTAGCGGGGCAGGGCACGACGCCCAGGAGATCGCCGCGACCTGCCCGACCGCCATGGTCTTCGTCCGCGGCGAGCACGGTGGCATCAGCCACACCCCACGCGAGTACTCCACCCCCGAGTCCTGCGGCGACGGCACCGACCTGCTCGCCAACGCCATACTCCGGCTCGCCAACCAGGCTCCCGACCACACCGCCGACCCGCGCTGA
- a CDS encoding amidohydrolase: MDLLLDTALDARPRAWRHHLHRHPETAFTEHTTVDYLAGVLEDLGYDVARGIGGTGAVASLTHGTSGRAVGLRTDLDALPIQEVEGREHGSVNAGVMHACGHDGHMAMVLGAAAVLAEEGGFDGTVRLVLQPAEEPGRGAQAMLDDGLLERFPLDVLYGLHNLPGLPAGHLHVRPGGIMASEDNFTITVHGRGGHAARPEAVVDPLVAGAEIVLALQTVVARNVDPVHPAVVSCTGFETDGARNAIPSTVRITGDTRSFHPQVQELLERRIREVATGVATAHGARAEVTYTHEFAPTINDPEVTERTIAAAVAALGADHVVGHCDPIMPSEDFGILARHVPACFALLGNGTEPGRGGTPLHSADYDLNDDILPSGVAFYVHAVRTEIPAT, from the coding sequence ATGGACCTCCTCCTCGACACCGCGCTCGACGCCCGCCCGCGCGCCTGGCGCCACCACCTGCACCGCCACCCCGAAACCGCATTCACCGAGCACACGACCGTCGACTACCTGGCCGGCGTACTCGAAGACCTCGGGTATGACGTCGCGCGCGGCATCGGTGGCACCGGAGCCGTCGCCTCGCTGACCCACGGCACCTCCGGACGGGCGGTGGGCCTGCGCACGGACCTGGACGCCCTGCCGATCCAGGAGGTGGAAGGCCGTGAGCACGGGTCGGTCAACGCCGGGGTCATGCACGCTTGCGGGCACGACGGACACATGGCCATGGTCCTCGGCGCGGCCGCAGTGCTGGCCGAGGAGGGCGGCTTCGACGGCACCGTCCGCCTGGTGCTGCAGCCGGCCGAGGAACCCGGTCGGGGCGCGCAGGCGATGCTGGACGACGGGCTGCTGGAGCGCTTCCCGCTCGACGTGCTCTACGGGCTGCACAACCTGCCCGGCCTGCCGGCCGGTCACCTGCACGTGCGGCCGGGCGGGATCATGGCCAGCGAGGACAACTTCACGATCACCGTCCACGGCCGGGGCGGTCACGCCGCCCGGCCGGAGGCCGTCGTCGACCCGCTGGTCGCCGGGGCCGAGATCGTCCTGGCCCTGCAGACGGTCGTCGCCCGCAACGTCGACCCCGTGCACCCGGCGGTCGTCTCGTGCACCGGCTTCGAGACCGACGGCGCACGCAACGCCATACCCTCCACCGTGCGGATCACCGGTGACACCCGGAGCTTCCATCCACAGGTCCAGGAGCTGCTCGAGCGACGGATCCGCGAGGTCGCCACCGGGGTCGCTACGGCGCACGGGGCGCGGGCAGAGGTGACCTACACGCACGAGTTCGCTCCCACGATCAACGACCCCGAGGTCACGGAGCGTACGATCGCCGCCGCCGTCGCCGCGCTCGGCGCCGACCACGTCGTCGGTCATTGCGACCCGATCATGCCGAGCGAGGACTTCGGCATCCTCGCCCGCCACGTCCCCGCGTGCTTCGCCCTCCTCGGCAACGGCACCGAGCCCGGCCGGGGCGGCACCCCGCTGCACAGCGCCGACTACGACCTCAACGACGACATCCTGCCCTCGGGCGTCGCGTTCTACGTCCACGCCGTCCGAACCGAGATACCAGCAACATAG
- a CDS encoding MDR family oxidoreductase has product MSFRGIIIEQDLQAGRIQDHRAEVTDLSESLLVGSGGDEPVDIDVMYSGLNYKDGLAIAGRPGVARISPLIPGIDLVGRVSASKDARFAPGETVVLTGGGIGESAHGGLATRARVSGNYLLALPEGVSARQAAVIGTAGFTAMLSVLALEREGVAPDQGPVVVTGASGGVGSVAVAVLAHLGFEVVAATGRVDSEGDYLRGLGASQVLDRRELADPGPALQKRRWAGGVDTAGSHTLVNLLAQTRDEGVLTTCGLAQGPDLPGSVMPFILRGVSLVGINSVTASRDLRQRAWRRLADDLSSDLLETMTSEISLDEVPARAEDILQGRVRGRTVVSVQG; this is encoded by the coding sequence GTGAGCTTTCGCGGGATCATCATCGAGCAGGATCTGCAGGCTGGCCGGATCCAGGATCACCGTGCTGAGGTCACTGACCTGTCCGAGAGTCTGCTTGTGGGCTCGGGGGGTGATGAGCCTGTCGACATCGACGTCATGTATTCGGGTCTGAACTACAAGGACGGGCTGGCGATCGCGGGCAGGCCCGGGGTCGCGAGGATTTCGCCGCTGATCCCGGGCATCGACCTGGTGGGTCGGGTGTCGGCATCGAAGGATGCGCGCTTCGCGCCTGGCGAGACCGTGGTCCTGACCGGCGGTGGCATCGGTGAGTCAGCGCACGGCGGGCTCGCGACGAGGGCGCGGGTCTCCGGGAACTACCTGCTCGCCCTGCCCGAAGGCGTCAGCGCCCGGCAGGCGGCGGTCATCGGGACTGCCGGCTTCACCGCGATGCTCTCGGTCCTCGCCCTGGAGCGGGAGGGCGTCGCCCCGGACCAGGGGCCAGTGGTCGTCACGGGTGCCAGCGGTGGCGTGGGATCGGTCGCCGTCGCCGTCCTCGCGCATCTGGGGTTCGAGGTGGTTGCTGCGACGGGACGCGTCGACAGCGAGGGGGACTACCTGCGTGGGCTCGGCGCCTCGCAGGTCCTGGACCGTCGCGAGCTCGCCGACCCTGGCCCGGCGCTGCAGAAGCGACGTTGGGCCGGAGGCGTGGACACCGCAGGTTCGCACACCCTGGTCAACCTGCTAGCCCAGACCAGGGACGAGGGCGTCCTCACGACCTGTGGTCTGGCCCAGGGCCCGGATCTTCCGGGCAGTGTCATGCCCTTCATCCTGCGTGGGGTGAGCTTGGTCGGCATCAACTCCGTGACCGCATCCCGCGACCTGCGGCAGCGGGCGTGGAGGCGTCTGGCCGACGATCTGAGCAGCGACCTGCTCGAGACCATGACCAGTGAGATCTCGCTCGATGAGGTGCCGGCCCGAGCCGAGGACATCCTGCAGGGCCGTGTGCGCGGGCGCACGGTGGTCTCTGTGCAGGGCTGA
- a CDS encoding dimethylsulfonioproprionate lyase family protein produces the protein MGTSRLNEHPDLKYTISDFDALYRYGSAGGSRPIRTHMRRVRETIADVLEDNPEVLEREPARLPVVNHLGRALDLGSRGDLNTLSDSLRRISDRLTWEQGYEKVPRGLSSKYGYCEVVGPRGPVLTDRIVLGLVLFAPETVYPQHHHAGIQESYVAIAGGWSENDAAVHAPGSLILNEAGQEHRITTGRQSPCLLAYSWLGPPERLTTPAMRFSSARRRTP, from the coding sequence ATGGGCACATCACGGCTGAACGAGCATCCGGACCTGAAGTACACGATCAGTGACTTCGACGCCCTCTACCGGTATGGCTCGGCCGGTGGCAGCCGCCCCATCCGCACACACATGCGCCGGGTGCGCGAGACCATCGCCGACGTCCTCGAGGACAACCCGGAGGTCCTCGAGCGAGAGCCCGCTCGCCTGCCGGTGGTGAACCACCTCGGCCGGGCGCTGGACCTGGGCTCACGTGGCGACCTGAACACGCTCAGCGACTCGCTGCGCCGGATCTCGGACCGGCTGACCTGGGAGCAGGGATACGAGAAAGTCCCACGGGGTCTGTCGAGCAAGTACGGCTACTGCGAGGTGGTCGGCCCCCGGGGGCCCGTGCTGACCGACCGCATCGTGCTGGGACTGGTGCTCTTCGCGCCCGAGACCGTCTACCCCCAGCATCACCATGCAGGCATCCAGGAGTCCTACGTCGCGATCGCCGGTGGGTGGTCGGAGAACGACGCCGCCGTGCACGCCCCTGGTTCGCTGATCCTGAACGAGGCAGGACAGGAACACCGCATCACGACCGGGCGCCAGTCACCGTGCCTGCTGGCGTACTCGTGGCTCGGGCCGCCCGAGCGGCTGACCACCCCGGCCATGCGCTTCTCATCCGCACGCCGTCGCACCCCGTAG
- a CDS encoding DUF1697 domain-containing protein, with translation MEQRRVVLVRAVNVGGTATLPMALWRDLAASLGASDIVTYIASGNMVCSVPGDGQAFDRGLEQAVEQRCGFFRGVVSRTPQEVAAALEQHPFEIVDPAFSYVCFLNAEPTEEAVAAARELPTGEGRWHIIGREMHLRYARGAGRPQMSDAAIGRALGVSGTARNLRTVRRLIDLAGRTP, from the coding sequence GTGGAGCAGCGACGGGTGGTCCTGGTGCGCGCGGTCAACGTCGGTGGCACCGCGACGTTGCCGATGGCGCTATGGCGGGACCTGGCGGCCTCGCTCGGCGCGTCCGACATCGTGACCTACATCGCATCCGGCAACATGGTGTGCTCGGTCCCGGGGGATGGCCAGGCCTTCGACCGCGGCCTCGAGCAGGCGGTCGAGCAACGCTGCGGGTTCTTCCGTGGGGTCGTCAGCCGGACACCGCAGGAAGTCGCCGCAGCGCTGGAGCAGCACCCCTTCGAGATCGTCGACCCCGCCTTCTCCTACGTCTGCTTCCTCAATGCCGAACCCACCGAGGAAGCAGTCGCTGCGGCTCGCGAGCTCCCGACGGGCGAGGGCCGGTGGCACATCATCGGTCGCGAGATGCACCTGAGGTATGCCCGTGGCGCCGGCCGACCCCAGATGAGCGACGCGGCCATCGGGAGAGCGCTCGGCGTGTCAGGCACCGCGCGCAACCTCAGGACGGTGCGCAGGCTCATCGACCTGGCGGGCCGCACGCCCTGA